From Verrucomicrobia bacterium S94, the proteins below share one genomic window:
- a CDS encoding M48 family peptidase, translating into MAEKQHNREAMAKEYDAVHNRLFVVEIIVMIVLLAAFQFSGASSALAAGLETRFGEGLWFVTNAVYTAVAVFGFSAFMLPFTYYSGYVLEHHYELSNETFGEWLADFVKSLCIDMLLAAVLFSVIYALLRWIPDWWWLASAVFYILFSVVISTLAPVLIMPLFHKFEPLEEGELTDAVRSMMEEAGIKVVGVFKWGLEEKTSTANAAFAGFGKTKRIILGDTLLSGYSKEEILAILAHEVGHYKNKDTWRLMATASVLALLGFFVANFCLIRLTGLLNLGEIYDIAAAPVFIFSLFVFSLISMPFSNMHSRRREFAADAYAVATMGAPGPLVSALEKLADQNLANKEPAAWVEFLLHSHPSMGRRIDRARNG; encoded by the coding sequence ATGGCTGAAAAACAACACAACCGCGAAGCGATGGCCAAGGAATATGATGCCGTCCACAACCGTCTTTTTGTCGTCGAAATTATCGTCATGATTGTGCTGCTGGCCGCATTTCAGTTTTCGGGGGCATCCTCGGCACTTGCGGCAGGGCTGGAGACCCGGTTCGGTGAGGGGCTGTGGTTTGTGACAAATGCAGTGTATACTGCCGTTGCCGTCTTTGGGTTTTCGGCCTTCATGCTTCCGTTCACCTATTACAGCGGCTATGTGCTGGAGCACCATTATGAATTGTCGAACGAAACGTTTGGCGAGTGGCTGGCGGATTTTGTGAAGTCGCTGTGCATTGATATGCTGCTGGCTGCGGTGCTGTTTTCGGTTATTTATGCGCTGCTGCGGTGGATTCCCGACTGGTGGTGGCTTGCTTCCGCTGTATTCTATATCCTTTTTTCCGTGGTGATTTCCACGTTGGCTCCGGTGCTGATTATGCCGCTGTTTCATAAGTTCGAACCCCTGGAAGAGGGGGAATTGACCGATGCTGTGCGGAGCATGATGGAAGAGGCGGGCATTAAAGTGGTCGGAGTCTTTAAGTGGGGGCTGGAGGAAAAAACGAGTACGGCGAATGCTGCATTTGCCGGATTCGGGAAAACCAAGCGCATTATTCTCGGGGATACGCTGTTGAGCGGCTATTCAAAAGAGGAAATTCTGGCCATTCTGGCCCACGAAGTCGGTCATTATAAAAACAAGGATACCTGGCGTCTTATGGCTACTGCGTCCGTGCTGGCGCTCCTGGGATTTTTTGTGGCGAATTTCTGCCTGATCCGGTTGACCGGGCTGTTGAACCTGGGCGAAATCTATGACATTGCGGCTGCGCCGGTGTTTATTTTCTCTCTTTTTGTTTTTTCTCTCATTTCGATGCCGTTTTCGAATATGCATTCGCGGCGTCGGGAATTTGCGGCTGATGCCTATGCGGTGGCGACGATGGGGGCGCCCGGTCCGCTGGTTTCCGCGCTTGAAAAACTGGCCGATCAGAATCTTGCGAATAAAGAGCCAGCGGCCTGGGTTGAATTTCTACTGCACAGTCATCCTTCGATGGGGCGGCGCATTGATCGGGCGCGCAACGGCTGA
- a CDS encoding DUF3137 domain-containing protein has protein sequence MGGAIIAVICIIGAVIWGICAGKKRRDGMTLLAEELGLDCHHERNYQLADRYRFPDKLRQGSNCYACNILSGNYRDHEIAAFNYHYETYSTDADGKRQTDHHHFSFFILTLPKCFPELTIAKEDLFSKIARTVSDEDIDFENREFAKQFTVRCTDKKFAYNFCNTHMMEFLLSHPDINIELDQNQLAVGYHSQLKVEEIRPRLDHLIEIRNLMPDALFAD, from the coding sequence ATGGGCGGAGCCATTATTGCAGTAATCTGTATTATCGGAGCGGTTATCTGGGGTATTTGTGCCGGAAAAAAACGGCGCGACGGCATGACGCTGCTGGCCGAAGAACTCGGGCTTGATTGCCATCATGAGCGGAATTATCAACTGGCCGATCGCTACCGTTTTCCGGACAAACTGCGCCAGGGCTCCAATTGCTATGCCTGCAATATTCTATCCGGAAACTACCGTGACCATGAAATCGCGGCATTTAATTACCACTACGAAACCTACTCCACCGATGCCGACGGGAAACGCCAAACCGATCACCACCACTTTTCTTTTTTCATCCTCACCCTTCCGAAATGCTTTCCGGAACTGACCATTGCCAAAGAGGACCTCTTTTCAAAAATCGCCCGGACCGTGAGCGATGAAGATATCGATTTTGAAAACCGCGAGTTTGCAAAGCAGTTTACGGTTCGTTGCACAGATAAAAAATTCGCCTACAATTTCTGCAACACACACATGATGGAATTTCTGCTCAGTCATCCCGACATCAATATTGAGCTCGATCAGAATCAGCTGGCGGTCGGCTACCACTCGCAACTGAAGGTTGAGGAAATCCGTCCCCGCCTCGACCATCTGATTGAAATCAGAAACCTGATGCCGGATGCGCTCTTCGCGGACTGA
- a CDS encoding SET domain-containing protein yields MHKIEVKKSPIHGRGVYAKEKIEAGTMIGTYHGNETDEDDTYVLWVTDENGREYGIDGTSDLKFLNHSQEPNAEFDGDELYALRDILPGEEITFHYGEIFEEWLASIAEDD; encoded by the coding sequence ATGCATAAAATTGAAGTGAAAAAAAGTCCGATCCACGGGCGTGGGGTTTATGCCAAAGAGAAAATCGAAGCGGGGACGATGATCGGTACGTACCATGGCAATGAGACCGACGAGGACGATACGTATGTGCTTTGGGTGACCGATGAAAATGGCAGGGAATATGGAATTGACGGAACATCGGACCTGAAATTTCTGAATCATTCTCAGGAACCGAATGCCGAGTTTGACGGTGATGAACTCTATGCGCTACGCGATATTCTGCCCGGCGAAGAGATCACTTTCCATTACGGAGAGATCTTTGAGGAGTGGCTTGCATCTATCGCCGAGGATGACTAG
- a CDS encoding 4-phosphoerythronate dehydrogenase, whose protein sequence is MKIICAETVLLGNHAFSHAGETVVLPDREICRNDLLDADALIIRSKTKATEELLHETPVKFVGTATAGTDHLDTEWMERHGIYWCASPGCNANSVSEYLVAGLLTLGNRHGFTLENKTIGVIGCGNVGSRVVKKCHGLGMNVLRNDPPLSAVSADPDFQPLENLLPESDIVTLHVPLVKHKPWPTERMADWLFFEQMKPGAIFINAARGSVCDYDALLDARNCGAVAQTIIDVWSPEPAFRTDVLKLTDLASPHIAGHSYEGKLNGTIACYNELCNFFELRKTWDIASSLPEPEVPEIEMDCAGRDDEEILLDIIRQVYNIEEDDRMIREAAVHCEIERARNFDQLRKNYRTRREFHNTTLRLHDASNPLIRKCRTLGFNVA, encoded by the coding sequence ATGAAAATTATCTGTGCAGAAACGGTGCTTCTGGGAAACCATGCCTTTTCCCATGCCGGCGAAACGGTGGTGCTCCCCGACCGGGAAATCTGCCGCAACGATCTGCTCGATGCCGATGCACTGATCATCCGCTCAAAAACCAAAGCGACGGAAGAACTGCTGCACGAAACCCCGGTTAAATTTGTCGGCACTGCCACCGCCGGCACCGACCATCTCGACACCGAGTGGATGGAACGGCACGGCATCTACTGGTGCGCATCCCCCGGCTGCAACGCCAACAGTGTATCCGAATACCTCGTGGCCGGCCTGCTCACCCTCGGAAACCGACACGGCTTCACCCTCGAAAACAAAACCATCGGTGTCATCGGATGTGGCAATGTCGGCAGCCGTGTCGTCAAGAAATGTCACGGTCTCGGCATGAATGTTCTGCGCAATGATCCCCCGCTTTCAGCGGTTTCCGCCGATCCCGACTTCCAGCCGCTGGAAAATCTCCTTCCCGAATCCGACATTGTCACGCTCCATGTCCCGCTGGTGAAACATAAACCCTGGCCGACAGAACGCATGGCCGACTGGCTCTTTTTCGAACAGATGAAACCCGGCGCCATTTTCATTAACGCCGCACGCGGAAGCGTCTGCGATTATGACGCCCTGCTCGATGCCCGGAACTGCGGTGCCGTTGCCCAGACCATCATTGACGTCTGGTCTCCGGAACCCGCCTTCAGAACCGACGTGCTTAAACTGACCGATCTGGCCTCACCGCATATTGCAGGGCACTCCTACGAAGGAAAACTTAACGGAACCATTGCCTGCTACAATGAGCTCTGCAACTTTTTCGAACTCCGGAAAACATGGGACATCGCCTCATCACTTCCCGAACCCGAAGTTCCGGAAATTGAAATGGACTGCGCCGGCCGTGACGATGAAGAAATTCTGCTCGATATCATTCGCCAGGTGTACAACATCGAAGAAGATGACCGGATGATCCGTGAAGCCGCTGTTCACTGCGAAATCGAACGCGCCCGGAATTTTGACCAGCTACGCAAAAACTACCGCACGCGCAGGGAATTTCATAATACCACACTCCGGCTGCATGATGCATCGAACCCACTGATCCGGAAATGCAGAACACTGGGATTTAACGTCGCCTAG
- the uvrA gene encoding excinuclease ABC subunit UvrA produces MAKQWINVAGAREHNLKDVHVKIPRDELTVVTGLSGSGKSSLAFDTIYAEGQRKYVESLSAYARQFLGQMQKPDVDYIEGLSPAVSIEQRTAGANPRSIVATTTEIYDYLRLLFASIGKPHCYKCGKPVTSQSAEEIVEQLMLLPKKTKLMILAPYVRGRKGEHVEVYETMRKQGFVRARVDGETYEIENVPKLKKTYKHTIEAVVDRLAITGDIRSRMTDSVELALGEAGGLVTVLIAKEDGNWEERMFSEHNACLDCGISFDKLEARHFSFNSPYGACPTCHGLGTQMVFDEDQVVPDRTMALESCVHPWRYGGRRMIIYHKKLLQAVAAKNGIDPATPFNELPKKVQQQIFHGTGDEPIEYYMRRRLIRKPFRGVFDMLNERVENNESEAMSHWLRGYMTRRVCPDCNGARLRPEVLACRMNGRNIREIISDSVLDAQKFFDSLELTKQEEVITKEILKEIRSRLGFMVNVGLDYLNLDRESGTLSGGEAQRIRLATQIGAGLVGVVYVLDEPSIGLHQKDNDRLIHTLQGLRDLGNTVIVVEHDEQTIRTADYVVDMGPAAGRHGGEVVFAGRTDKLMRADTLTAKYLREELKVEVPEKRTKPYKGWIELKGAEANNLKKVNVKFPLGLFTCVTGVSGSGKSTLTDYTLKRALARHFNGSKALPGKHREIKGLEFVDKMIVIDQSPIGRTPRSNPATYTGAFTDIRDLFATLPASKMRGYKPGRFSFNVKGGRCERCKGDGILKIEMHFLPDVYVPCEQCNEKRYNKETLEVHYKGKSIADVLDMTINEALDFFDAVPKIQRKMKTLCDVGLGYLKLGQPATTLSGGEAQRVKLSTELSKRSTGQTVYILDEPTTGLHFADVHKLLEVLERLRDEGNTVIVIEHNLDMIKRADYIVDMGPGGGVNGGKVVVSGPPEKVAKCEESFTGQYLKELL; encoded by the coding sequence ATGGCGAAACAATGGATCAATGTAGCGGGCGCGCGGGAGCACAACCTGAAGGATGTGCATGTGAAGATTCCGCGTGATGAGCTTACCGTGGTGACGGGACTGAGCGGATCGGGTAAATCGTCGCTGGCTTTTGATACGATTTATGCCGAAGGACAGCGCAAATATGTGGAAAGCCTGTCCGCCTACGCGCGCCAGTTTCTGGGGCAGATGCAGAAACCGGATGTGGATTATATTGAAGGGCTTTCTCCGGCGGTTTCCATTGAACAGCGCACGGCCGGTGCGAACCCGCGATCGATTGTCGCTACGACGACCGAAATTTATGACTATCTGCGCCTGCTGTTTGCGAGCATCGGAAAACCGCACTGCTATAAATGCGGTAAGCCGGTGACGAGTCAGAGTGCGGAAGAGATTGTCGAACAGCTGATGCTGCTGCCGAAGAAGACGAAGCTGATGATTCTTGCGCCGTATGTGCGTGGTCGCAAAGGCGAGCATGTCGAGGTATATGAAACGATGCGAAAACAGGGTTTTGTGCGGGCCCGCGTGGATGGGGAAACCTATGAAATCGAAAACGTCCCGAAGCTGAAGAAGACTTATAAACACACCATAGAAGCGGTGGTGGACCGTCTGGCGATTACCGGTGATATCCGCAGTCGTATGACGGATTCGGTGGAGCTGGCGCTGGGTGAGGCGGGCGGACTGGTGACCGTGCTGATTGCCAAAGAGGATGGAAACTGGGAGGAACGGATGTTTTCGGAACACAATGCCTGCCTTGATTGCGGCATCAGTTTCGACAAGCTTGAGGCGCGGCATTTTTCGTTTAACAGTCCTTATGGTGCCTGTCCGACGTGTCACGGTCTGGGGACGCAGATGGTTTTTGATGAAGATCAGGTGGTACCGGACAGGACGATGGCGCTGGAGTCGTGTGTGCATCCGTGGCGCTACGGCGGTCGGCGGATGATTATTTATCATAAAAAACTGCTGCAGGCGGTGGCGGCTAAAAACGGGATTGATCCGGCGACGCCGTTTAATGAACTGCCGAAAAAGGTGCAGCAGCAGATTTTCCACGGTACGGGCGATGAACCGATTGAATATTATATGCGCCGTCGTCTGATCAGGAAGCCGTTTCGCGGCGTGTTTGACATGCTGAACGAGCGGGTGGAGAATAATGAGAGCGAAGCCATGAGCCACTGGCTGCGCGGCTATATGACCCGTAGGGTCTGCCCGGACTGCAACGGCGCGCGGCTGCGGCCGGAAGTGCTGGCCTGCCGGATGAACGGGCGGAATATCCGCGAGATTATTTCCGATTCCGTACTGGATGCTCAGAAGTTCTTTGATTCGCTGGAACTGACGAAGCAGGAAGAGGTCATCACGAAGGAAATCCTGAAAGAGATCCGTTCGCGCCTCGGTTTTATGGTGAATGTGGGGCTGGATTATCTGAACCTCGACCGTGAAAGCGGAACGCTTTCCGGCGGGGAGGCGCAGCGCATCCGGCTGGCAACGCAGATCGGTGCGGGGCTGGTGGGCGTGGTTTATGTGCTGGATGAGCCGAGCATCGGGCTGCATCAGAAGGATAATGACCGGCTGATTCATACGTTGCAGGGACTGCGAGATCTGGGCAATACGGTCATTGTGGTGGAGCACGATGAGCAGACCATCCGTACGGCGGATTATGTGGTTGATATGGGGCCGGCTGCCGGACGGCATGGCGGCGAGGTGGTGTTTGCGGGCCGGACCGATAAGCTGATGAGGGCAGATACGCTGACGGCGAAATATCTCCGTGAAGAGCTGAAGGTGGAGGTGCCGGAAAAACGGACGAAGCCGTACAAGGGCTGGATTGAACTGAAGGGGGCGGAGGCGAACAACCTGAAAAAGGTGAATGTGAAATTTCCGCTGGGATTGTTCACCTGTGTGACCGGGGTTTCGGGCAGCGGGAAAAGTACGCTGACTGATTACACGCTGAAACGTGCGCTGGCACGTCATTTTAACGGGTCCAAAGCGCTCCCGGGAAAGCACCGGGAAATCAAAGGTCTTGAATTTGTGGATAAGATGATTGTGATCGATCAGTCACCGATCGGCCGGACGCCGCGGTCGAACCCGGCTACTTATACCGGCGCATTTACGGATATCCGCGATCTGTTTGCCACGTTGCCGGCGTCGAAAATGCGCGGTTACAAACCGGGGCGTTTCAGTTTTAATGTCAAAGGCGGTCGCTGCGAGCGGTGCAAGGGCGATGGTATTCTGAAGATCGAGATGCATTTCCTGCCGGATGTGTATGTACCGTGTGAACAGTGCAACGAGAAACGGTACAACAAGGAGACGCTGGAGGTTCATTACAAAGGAAAAAGCATTGCCGATGTGCTGGATATGACGATCAATGAGGCGCTGGACTTTTTTGATGCGGTGCCGAAAATTCAGCGGAAGATGAAGACGCTGTGCGATGTGGGGCTGGGCTATCTGAAGCTGGGTCAGCCGGCTACAACACTTTCAGGCGGTGAGGCACAGCGGGTAAAACTTTCGACAGAACTGAGTAAGCGCTCTACAGGCCAGACGGTTTATATTCTGGACGAGCCGACGACCGGTCTGCATTTTGCGGATGTTCATAAACTGCTTGAAGTGCTGGAACGTCTGCGTGATGAGGGCAATACCGTCATTGTGATTGAACACAATCTCGATATGATTAAACGCGCAGATTATATTGTGGATATGGGCCCGGGTGGCGGGGTGAACGGCGGAAAGGTCGTTGTTTCCGGTCCGCCGGAAAAGGTCGCTAAATGCGAGGAGTCCTTTACCGGGCAGTATCTGAAGGAATTGCTTTAA
- a CDS encoding antibiotic biosynthesis monooxygenase: MIHVIAFIKVKPEHRKEFIRIFKANVPNVRAEDGCIQYTLTTDTDSGIDIQSKDPDILTVIEKWASRETLQTHLASPHMEQYRKDTEGMTEGLDLRVLEDV, from the coding sequence ATGATTCATGTCATTGCATTCATTAAAGTCAAACCGGAGCATCGGAAGGAGTTCATCCGTATCTTCAAAGCCAACGTTCCGAACGTACGGGCAGAAGACGGTTGCATCCAGTACACCCTGACCACCGATACCGACAGCGGCATCGACATTCAGTCCAAAGATCCGGACATCCTGACGGTCATCGAAAAATGGGCCTCCAGAGAGACGCTGCAGACGCATCTGGCGTCCCCTCATATGGAGCAGTACCGGAAAGATACCGAAGGCATGACCGAAGGACTCGACCTGCGTGTGCTTGAAGACGTCTGA
- a CDS encoding TIGR00730 family Rossman fold protein: MIAPPKAYENISFLNSPYCRPVRLQLEYLHPEVTMQEQGVKSTIVLFGSARIPSPEKAGECKNEKLAALAPYYEEARKLSHLVSTTCQTNHDCEYVVITGGGGGIMEAGNRGAMEAGCKSISLNIQLPFEQEANPYVTPELNFEFHYFHMRKMHFLQRAKAVVIFPGGFGTFDELFEALTLIQTGKIDPMPVILFDSRHWKKLVNWDYLAECGLISPKDLDIITFCDKAEEAWEVITAFYE, encoded by the coding sequence ATGATTGCACCACCGAAAGCCTATGAAAATATCTCATTTCTAAACTCGCCCTATTGCCGGCCCGTACGGTTGCAGCTCGAATACCTGCATCCGGAAGTGACGATGCAGGAACAGGGCGTCAAATCCACCATCGTTCTCTTCGGCAGCGCCCGCATTCCTTCTCCGGAAAAAGCCGGCGAATGCAAAAACGAAAAACTGGCGGCGCTGGCCCCCTACTACGAGGAAGCCCGTAAGCTGTCGCATCTGGTCAGCACCACCTGCCAGACCAACCATGATTGCGAATATGTAGTCATCACCGGCGGGGGCGGCGGTATTATGGAAGCGGGCAACCGCGGAGCGATGGAAGCCGGCTGTAAATCGATCTCGCTGAATATCCAGCTGCCCTTCGAACAGGAGGCCAATCCCTATGTAACCCCCGAGCTGAACTTTGAGTTCCACTATTTCCACATGCGCAAAATGCATTTTCTGCAACGCGCCAAAGCCGTGGTGATTTTTCCGGGCGGTTTCGGCACTTTCGATGAACTCTTTGAAGCGCTCACTCTGATCCAGACCGGAAAAATCGACCCCATGCCGGTTATTCTCTTCGATTCCCGACATTGGAAAAAACTGGTCAACTGGGACTATCTGGCCGAGTGCGGCCTGATCAGTCCGAAAGACCTCGATATCATCACGTTCTGCGACAAGGCAGAAGAGGCCTGGGAAGTCATCACAGCGTTCTACGAATAG
- a CDS encoding tRNA-dihydrouridine synthase family protein, with protein MNLKPLHFGSVTIDFPVVLAPMAGYTDAAMRTLCLEQGAGAVYTELTSAEGIRRDSQHTFAVLKTAGDEHPVAGHIFGRDPEAMAEAARYVEQTGQFDWIDLNCGCPVKKVVSRGAGAALLKDLPSLGKMISSVRKAVSLPLSVKTRIGFNHDTADHLEIARVVEENGADMIAVHARLAKHFHGGEPDFEKLGEMKQLLKIPVLGNGGVQYLEDAERMVEISGVDGVMIGRGAIGNPWIFNEMQRGPLKVAGTDVLSVSNRLREKREMMAEHLRRLVELNEQKQEMTARAKRYTAEEAACIQFRTHIPYYVKGMFDKKQLLMKLASLMTVKAIMEEVDRLVEKNKSCEAR; from the coding sequence ATGAATTTAAAACCTCTCCACTTTGGCTCTGTTACGATTGATTTTCCCGTGGTACTCGCCCCGATGGCGGGGTATACGGATGCGGCGATGCGCACGCTCTGCCTGGAGCAGGGGGCTGGTGCGGTGTATACGGAGCTGACGAGCGCCGAGGGTATTCGGCGTGATTCGCAGCATACGTTTGCTGTACTGAAAACTGCGGGTGATGAACATCCCGTTGCCGGACATATTTTCGGGCGCGATCCGGAAGCGATGGCCGAGGCGGCGCGATATGTGGAGCAGACCGGGCAGTTTGACTGGATTGATCTGAACTGCGGCTGTCCGGTGAAAAAGGTGGTATCGCGCGGCGCGGGAGCGGCGTTGCTGAAGGATCTTCCGAGCCTCGGAAAGATGATTTCCAGTGTTCGTAAGGCGGTCTCGCTGCCGCTGTCGGTGAAGACGCGGATCGGTTTCAACCACGATACGGCAGATCATCTTGAAATCGCCCGGGTGGTGGAGGAAAACGGGGCGGATATGATTGCCGTGCATGCGCGGCTGGCCAAACATTTTCACGGCGGAGAGCCGGATTTTGAAAAGTTGGGCGAAATGAAGCAGCTGCTGAAGATTCCGGTGTTGGGAAACGGCGGCGTTCAGTATCTGGAAGATGCTGAACGAATGGTGGAAATCTCCGGAGTAGACGGCGTAATGATCGGGCGCGGGGCGATCGGGAATCCGTGGATTTTCAACGAAATGCAGCGGGGACCACTGAAGGTGGCCGGTACCGATGTGTTGTCTGTTTCGAACCGGCTCCGGGAAAAGCGGGAAATGATGGCGGAGCATTTGCGGCGGCTGGTGGAACTGAATGAACAAAAGCAGGAAATGACTGCAAGGGCGAAGCGTTATACGGCTGAAGAGGCGGCCTGTATTCAGTTCCGTACCCATATTCCCTATTATGTGAAGGGGATGTTTGATAAGAAGCAGTTGCTGATGAAGCTTGCGAGCCTTATGACCGTCAAGGCGATCATGGAAGAAGTCGATAGACTGGTTGAAAAGAATAAATCGTGCGAGGCACGTTAA
- the thiE gene encoding thiamine phosphate synthase — protein sequence MKMLLPGISPFKTEAASSINKPMKEHFGLYLILTDPVAGYEACAEAAVTENIRYLQLRMKHAARADVVAMGKRLKSITAGTATRLIINDDLESAMDCDADGIHLGQHDLNLAEARKRWSAKDKCFGLSTHSLAQAFQALELQPDYIGIGPVFPTQTKSDADPELGAAEAGHIATTIPLTSVVIGGINPNNLAEVLQAGASNYCVVSAVNASPTPRTAIQTLQNVWKKHTN from the coding sequence ATGAAAATGCTGCTTCCCGGAATATCGCCATTTAAAACCGAAGCCGCATCCAGTATAAACAAGCCGATGAAAGAACATTTTGGACTCTATCTTATTCTGACCGATCCCGTTGCCGGCTACGAAGCCTGCGCTGAAGCCGCTGTGACCGAAAATATCCGTTATCTGCAGCTCCGCATGAAGCATGCTGCACGGGCCGACGTGGTCGCCATGGGCAAACGCCTTAAATCAATTACCGCCGGCACAGCCACCCGCCTCATTATCAACGACGATCTCGAAAGTGCCATGGACTGCGATGCTGATGGTATTCACCTGGGACAGCACGACCTCAATCTGGCTGAAGCGCGAAAACGCTGGTCGGCAAAGGATAAATGTTTCGGTCTTTCCACCCATAGCCTGGCACAGGCTTTTCAGGCTCTGGAACTGCAGCCCGACTACATCGGCATCGGCCCCGTTTTCCCCACACAAACCAAATCCGATGCTGATCCCGAACTCGGAGCCGCCGAAGCCGGACATATTGCAACGACCATTCCGCTCACCTCCGTCGTGATCGGAGGAATCAACCCGAACAATCTGGCGGAAGTCCTGCAGGCTGGAGCCTCCAACTACTGTGTCGTCAGTGCTGTCAATGCTTCGCCTACCCCGCGCACGGCCATCCAGACGCTTCAGAACGTCTGGAAAAAGCATACAAATTGA
- a CDS encoding ATP-binding cassette domain-containing protein, with product MIEEIQQVLKTGSSCVILGTNGSGKSLLAEEIFRTSEVPCALVSLEQQIAVIEEERRNDDSDFMNRPDPGRSVLDFVSEGGAVTPELKRRFSRFGMDSILARGLKFLSTGEFRKAQICRVLASEPRRLILDEPFEGLDAVSQSELSALLEELVDEGLQVVVLLNRVDEVPAAIKALFLIDESGQVGRVEAGEELERFFKMNELPAVLPEPPERERLKIDSGEPLIEVKHAQVAYGGNVVFQGLDWRVERGEHWQISGPNGCGKTTLLEMVSGDLPQLYANDIRVFGIQRGSGESVWDIKKHIGHVSSAVQVNYRVSTSILNVVISGLHDSIGVYCQPSLHEIRCAKEWINLLDLGRKMDQPLRRLSYGEQRLVLIARAMIKRPELLILDEPCQGLDEVNRRMVLNLINYIGENSETTLLYVSHHATDEIPCIKRQLKMGNKHAEHA from the coding sequence ATGATCGAAGAAATTCAACAGGTTTTGAAAACAGGTTCGTCGTGTGTGATTCTCGGAACAAATGGATCGGGCAAGAGTCTGCTGGCGGAAGAGATTTTCCGGACCTCGGAAGTGCCGTGTGCGCTGGTTTCTCTGGAGCAGCAGATTGCGGTAATTGAGGAAGAGCGACGGAATGATGATTCGGATTTTATGAATCGTCCGGATCCGGGGCGATCGGTGCTGGATTTTGTTTCGGAAGGCGGTGCAGTGACTCCTGAGCTGAAACGCCGGTTTTCGCGTTTTGGAATGGATTCGATTCTGGCGCGCGGGCTGAAGTTTCTTTCAACAGGAGAGTTCAGGAAAGCGCAGATTTGCCGGGTACTTGCTTCGGAGCCCCGACGCCTGATATTGGATGAGCCTTTCGAAGGGCTGGATGCGGTCTCTCAATCTGAACTGTCAGCTTTGCTGGAAGAATTAGTGGATGAGGGGCTTCAGGTTGTTGTGCTGTTGAACCGGGTGGATGAAGTTCCTGCTGCAATTAAAGCCCTCTTTCTCATTGATGAGTCGGGGCAGGTGGGCCGGGTGGAGGCCGGGGAGGAGCTGGAACGGTTTTTCAAAATGAATGAGCTGCCGGCTGTGCTGCCGGAACCGCCGGAGCGGGAACGGCTGAAGATTGATTCGGGGGAGCCTTTAATCGAGGTGAAGCATGCGCAGGTGGCCTATGGTGGAAATGTTGTTTTTCAGGGATTGGACTGGCGGGTGGAACGCGGCGAGCACTGGCAGATTTCCGGGCCGAACGGCTGTGGTAAAACGACGCTGCTGGAAATGGTGAGCGGGGATCTGCCGCAGTTGTATGCCAACGATATCCGGGTGTTTGGAATTCAGCGAGGCTCGGGTGAGAGCGTGTGGGATATTAAAAAACATATCGGTCATGTTTCGTCGGCGGTGCAGGTGAATTACCGGGTTTCGACCTCGATCCTGAATGTGGTGATTTCGGGGCTGCACGATTCGATCGGTGTTTACTGTCAGCCGTCGCTGCATGAAATCCGCTGTGCAAAGGAGTGGATTAATCTGCTGGATCTTGGGCGTAAGATGGACCAGCCGCTGCGGCGGCTGTCGTATGGCGAGCAGCGGCTGGTGTTGATTGCGCGGGCGATGATCAAGCGGCCGGAGCTGCTGATTCTGGATGAGCCCTGCCAGGGGCTGGATGAAGTCAACCGACGGATGGTTCTGAATCTGATTAACTATATCGGAGAAAACAGCGAAACGACGCTGCTGTATGTTTCACATCACGCAACAGATGAAATTCCGTGTATTAAACGGCAATTGAAAATGGGGAATAAGCATGCCGAACATGCATAA